Genomic DNA from Alicyclobacillus fastidiosus:
ATCAAACACTTGCGGTCTCTGGCGGCACGACGTTATACGAAGTAGCCAATCAGATGCCGTACATGCACATCCAACAGTTCACCGTAGTTCCGATGATTGGTGGTATCGGAGACGAACTTATTGATATCCACGCCAATCAAATTGCCGTACAGCTCGCAAAATGTCTCGACGCAGATTACAAACTCCTTCACGCACCTGTGGTGGTAGACTCGGTGGAAGCCAAAGAGACATTTCTCGCGCAGTCAGCTATCTCAGAAGTCATGGAGACAGCTAAACGAGCGGACATTGCCTTGGTAGGTATCGGTGGAAAGCCGGAAAAGTCGACCATGGTTCAGAATTATCTTGCACTGGAGAATCCGCAAGTGCTTGACGAACAAGGTGTGATTGGAGACATCTGCTATACGCTGATCGACGAGAAAGGGCAGCCCAGTGACGTGTCGTGGAACGAACGTGTCATTGCCGTTTCTATCGATGAACTTCGAAACATTCCAACAGTCATTGGGGTAGCGCAGGGTGAGGATAAACTGGCGGCGATTCATGCGGCGCTAAAGGGCCAAATTATTG
This window encodes:
- a CDS encoding sugar-binding transcriptional regulator → MAYSDDARVLVKIAHMYYDDNATQAEIAEQLGVSRPLISKYLAKARELGIVQIRIRDELAHPYASIEKRLERKYGIREVIVVPEALETGIKRSLGQATGRYLSRVLKKNQTLAVSGGTTLYEVANQMPYMHIQQFTVVPMIGGIGDELIDIHANQIAVQLAKCLDADYKLLHAPVVVDSVEAKETFLAQSAISEVMETAKRADIALVGIGGKPEKSTMVQNYLALENPQVLDEQGVIGDICYTLIDEKGQPSDVSWNERVIAVSIDELRNIPTVIGVAQGEDKLAAIHAALKGQIIDVLVTDYPTAETLLNPTDLENTSAS